AACCGATGCACTTCATCTTGTATTCGCTGAAGTAAATAAAAACCCTCACTTGTTCTAGGTAAGGAAATAATTTCAGGTGGCGATCCATACAGAAGAGACGCTGTATTATGTTTTTGATCTTTTGCTAGTCCCGCAATTGGTACAGATAATCCAAGTTCATCTTCTAGTATTTCACGAGCAGCTTCTAACTGTCCTTTCCCTCCATCAATCACAATTAAATCTGGCAAAGGTAGCTCGTCTTTTAACACTCTGGAGTACCGTCTCCTAATAACTTCTCGCATTGCACCATAATCATCATGCTTTGCCGCAGTTTTGGTTTTATATTTACGATAATCTTTCTTGTACGGACGACCGTCCAAAAAAGTTACCATTGCCGAGACAGCGTCCGCCCCATAAATATGAGAATTATCAAATGCTTCAATCCGTAAAGGAGGGTGAATATTCATTGCATTACCAAGCTCTTCTACGGCACCGATCGTACGCTCTTCTTGGCGATTAATCAGTTGGAATTTTTCTTTCAATGCAATTTCCGCATTTTGAGTCGCAAGTCGAATTAGATCACGTTTCTTCCCTCTAGATGGAGATTCTACTTTCGTTTGTAAAAATTCTTTCAGCAATACTAAATCAATGGTATCAGGAACGATGATTTCTTTCGGCTTCAAATGATTCGCTCGTTCATAAAATTGACCGACAAAAGTTAAAAATTCTTCCTCTGCATCTTGATAAACTGGGAATAATGAAACATCTCGTTCGATCAATTTCCCTTGTCGTATAAAGAATACTTGAACACACATCCACCCTTTATCCACCGCATAGCCAAAAATATCTCGATCCGTAAAATCGTTTGTCGTCATTTTTTGTTTTTCCATCACGGTTTCAATATGTTGAATTTGGTCCCGATATTCTTTTGCTCGTTCAAATTCTAAATTTTCTGCAGCAGCAGACATTTTTTCTACTAATTCCTTTTTGACTGTTTGATATCCACCGTTTAAAAACCGAGCCATTTCGTCAATCATTTCTTTGTACGTATCTTGTTCAACAGATTTTACACAGGGTGCTAAGCACTGTCCTAAATGATAATACAAGCAAACTCGATCGGGCAAAGTTGGACATTTTCGCAAAGGATATAAACGATCTAATAACTTTTTAGTAGCATTTGCTGCATACGCATTCGGGTAGGGACCAAAATACTTCCCTTTATCTTTTTTTACTTGTCTTGTCGTGATTAATCGTGGATGTTTTTCTGCTGTAATCTTAATATATGGATACGTTTTGTCATCTTTTAACATAATATTGTACTTCGGATCATGCTTCTTGATTAAATTCAATTCTAATATCAATGCTTCAATATCAGATGACGTCACGATATATTCAAAGTCAACAATCTCATTTACTAAACGTTGTGTTTTCCCATCATGACTACCAGTAAAATAAGAGCGTACACGATTTTTTAATATTTTTGCTTTCCCAACATAAATAATCGTACCTTGTCTATCTCTCATTAAATAGACACCGGGACGATCTGGAAGTATTGCACATTTCTGTTGTATTAAATCATTCATTTAATCACCTATTTATTACATGAAGTATGTAAATAATTTATCTAATCTATTTCAATATATTGTGATAGCTTAATACTTAAAAATAATAATCATCGGCTATTTTAATTTGATAAAGCTTACTTACCTTATTCTACCCTAAGTGATGAGTGCCAGTTAAACTATCTTCAATGATGCCTATCTGTCAAATCATTTTAACAAGAAGTTTGAAAAAAACCGGATGCAGTTGCATCCGGTTTTCTTCTTATGCGTGTTTGTTTACTAATTGAACTAGTGCTTCTTTAGGTTGGAAACCAACGACTTTGTCAACAGGTTGCCCATCTTTGAACAATACTAATGTAGGAATAGACATAATCCCAAAAGAACTTGCAGTTTCTTGGTTCTCGTCTACATCAAGTTTCACGATTTTCAATGAATCGTTCATTTCTCCATCAATTTCTTCCAGCACTGGCGCGATCATTTTACAAGGTCCACACCATGGTGCCCAAAAGTCTACTAATACTAATCCATCTGCGATTTCAGATGAAAATGTTTGATCTGATCCATGTACTATTGCCATGAAAAATTCCTCCTTTGCAAACGCAAAATCTATTCGTAGTATATCATTACCCAGAAACTTGGGCGACTAATCTGCTCTTACGCGTTTGCTTTTAGTTTTTTGAATTCTTCTGTCAGCATTGGAATGACTTCAAATAAGTCCCCTACGATCCCATAATCGGCAACTTTGAAAATGTTTGCTTCAGGATCTTTGTTGATAGCGACAATAATTTTTGAATTGGACATACCAGCCAAATGTTGAATCGCACCTGAAATACCTGCTGCGATGTATAAATCAGGTGTTACTACTTTACCTGTTTGACCAATTTGAAGTGAATAATCACAGTAGTCTGCGTCACAAGCACCACGAGAAGCACCAACTGCTCCACCTAATACATTCGCTAGTTCTTTTAGTGGTTCAAATCCTTCTTCTGATTTTACACCACGACCACCAGCAACAATTACTTTCGCTTCTGATAAATCAACGCCTTCTGTTGATTTACGAACGACTTCTTTAATTACAGTACGTAGATTTGTGATTTCGGCAGAAACAGATTGTACATCGCCAGTTTTTCCTTCTTCTTTTGCAAGAGGTTCGATATTGTTAGGACGAATTGTAAAGAAATTGATGCCGTCTTTAATTTTCACTTTTTCAAACGCTTTACCAGAGAAAATAGGACGAACGAAAACCGCGCTGTCTCCTTCACCGTCAATAGATGTTACATCGGATACAAGTCCAGATTGTAATTTACTTGCGATTTTTGGAGACAAATCTTTCCCAAGTGCTGTATGACCAAACACAACTGCATCTGGCTTCTCTTGTTCGTAAACTGCCATAAATGCTTGGCTATATCCATCGGATGTGTATGTTTTTAAATGAGGATGTTCCACAGTTACGACACGATCAGCACCATAGCTAATCATTTCATTTCCTAAAGATTGAACTGCGTCCCCAACTAATAATCCTACTACTTCGCCACCGCCGGATACTTTTTTTCCTGCAGCGATTGCTTCAAACGATACGTTACGTAGAGCACCTTCACGTACTTCACCTAATACTAATACTTTTTTAGTCATGTTATTTTCCCTCCTACTATTTCGTCGGCTTTCTTACACTACTTTTGCTTCAGAACGAAGCAATTGAACTAATTCTTGAACTTGTGAAGATAATTCTCCTTCTAACACTCGTCCAGCCTCTTTTTTAGGAGGTAGATAAATTTCAATCGTTTCTGTTTTCGCTTCTACATCATCTTCATCGATATCTAAGTCATCTAACTCAAGTTCTTCTAATGGTTTCTTCTTTGCTTTCATAATCCCAGGAAGTGAAGGATAGCGTGGCTCGTTTAATCCTTGTTGAGCTGTAACTAGTAATGGCAATGAAGTTTCAATTACTTCTGAATCTCCTTCTACATCACGTACAATGGAGACAGTTGAGCCATCAATTTCAAGCTTTGTAATTGTCGTTACATAATTAATACCTAGTAAATCAGCTACACGTGGGCCTACTTGACCTGATCCTCCATCAATAGCAACGTTACCCGCTAAGATTAAATCAGCTTCTTTGTCTTTTAAATATTCCGACAAGATATATGCAGACGTAAATTGGTCCATCTCTTCGACATCATCTTCTGTATTGATAAGAACGGCTTTATCAGCACCCATAGCTAGAGCAGTGCGAAGTTGCTTTTCTGCTTCTTCTCCACCCATGGTAATGACTGTTACTTCACCACCATGCGCATCGCGAACTTGAATAGCTTCTTCAATCGCATACTCATCATATGGATTGATGATGAATTCAGCACCATCTTCTTGAATTTGCCCACCAGAAACAACGATTTTTTCTTCTGTGTCAAATGTACGTTTTACTAATACATAAATATTCATGTAATAACCCTCCAATTAAAATATTATCGACCAACAAATGTCGGCTTTCTCTTTTCAATAAACGCTTGGATTCCTTCTTTTGCATCTTCCGACACAAATACAGTACCAAACGACTTTGCTTCAGCTTGTACTCCTTCGTCAAATTGAGAAGCTTTAGCAAATTGAAGCATTTCAATTGCCGCTTTAATCGCAACTGGGCTTTTTGAAGCAATTTTCGTTGCAATGGCAAGTACTTCATTTAGCAAGTCTTCATCTGCAAAGAAAGCGTTTGCAAGACCAAGCTGAACTGCTTCTTTCCCAGTGATAGGATCGCTTGTAAATAACATTTCTGCAGCTTTTGGATAGCCAACATATCTTGGCAAGCGTTGTGTTCCTGCAAACCCTGGAATTAAACCAAGTTGCAACTCTGGTAGTCCTAGTTTCGCATTTTCCGTCACATAACGAAGATGACAGCTCATTGCTAACTCCAGTCCTCCCCCTAATGCTGCACCATGAATGGCAGCAATCACAGGTTTAGAGAAACGTTCTACACGTTCAAAAATTTCTTGACCGCTAGAAGCTAATTGGGAAAATTCTTCACCAGTAGAGATAGACGTAAATTCTTTAATATCCGCACCAGCGGAAAAGAATTTGCCTTCGCCATGTAGCACAATTACTCGAACCTCTGGATCATTTTCAACTTGATCAAGTAGTTCGTTCACTTCTAAGATTAGTGCTCTAGAAAGTGCATTTGCAGGAGGTCGGTTAATCGTCACCTTCGCAATATAATCTTGTATATCCCAACTTAAATATTCCAAACGTGTACACTCCTTTATTTAGCTTGAATGCCGTGTAATAAAAGCTGTTGGACTTTTGGCGCAAGTGATAATAAATCATATTTTTGTTCATTCATCACCCACGTAGTTATCGTCTCATCAATTGTACCAAACACCATGTGTCTCGCAAGTCTGATGTCTAAATCTTTATTAAATTCCCCATTTTGAAAACCTTCTACTAGGATTGAATCAAGTAAAAGTAAGTATTCTCGAAGAACATCATTAATTTTTAGACGCAAGTCTTTGGAGGACTGCCGTAATTCAAGTTGAGTGACGATAGCTAAATGAGGATCAGTCGCTAACACTCGAAAATGGTTATCAATCATTCTCAATATTTTTTCCGAAGAGGAAATCTCATCATCTAGAATTTTCTGTAGATTTTCGACGAATAATCCCATTTTTTCTTGGAACACGGATATTAAAATATCTTCTTTATTTTTGAAATACAAATAGATGGTACCGTCAGCGACACCAGCTTGTTTTGCAATTTTCGATACTTGCGCTTGATGATATCCATTTTCTGCAATAACAATGACCGCTGCGTCGACTATTTGTTTGTATTTTGGTTTCTCTCGTTTCATTCGCATCCGCTCCAAAAAAAATATGAAAATATGAATGACCATTCATTCATATTTTCATATTAGTATACATCTATTTTTCCTGTCAAGAAACTTAAGACGACTTCGCCTCAGATTCTTTTAGTTTTTCCTTTTCTTCATCTACTAAAGTGCGTCGAAGAATTTTTCCAACTGCTGTCTTTGGCAATTCTTTACGGAATTCATAAATGCGTGGAACTTTGTAGGCAGCTAGTTGCTCTCTACAATACGTATTTAACGCATCCTCTGTAACCGTTTCTCCTTCTTTTAACACGATATACGCTTTTACCGTCTCTCCACGATAAGGATCAGGAATTCCTGCCACAACACACTCTTGAATGGCCGGGTGCTCATATAAAACTTCTTCTATTTCGCGTGGATAGATATTAAATCCGCCAGCAATAATCATATCTTTCTTACGATCTACGACATAAAAGTACCCTTTTTCGTCCATATATCCGAGGTCACCAGTTAATAACCATCCATCACGCATTGTATTATCTGTTTCTTCTTTTCGGTTCCAGTAGCCCTTCATAATTTGAGGACCTTTTACGGCAATTTCACCAATTTCACCAGGAGCTAGCGGTTCCGTCGAATCCATTTGGAAAATTGCTGCATCTGTATCTGGCCA
The Paenisporosarcina cavernae genome window above contains:
- the trxA gene encoding thioredoxin, whose product is MAIVHGSDQTFSSEIADGLVLVDFWAPWCGPCKMIAPVLEEIDGEMNDSLKIVKLDVDENQETASSFGIMSIPTLVLFKDGQPVDKVVGFQPKEALVQLVNKHA
- the uvrC gene encoding excinuclease ABC subunit UvrC, coding for MNDLIQQKCAILPDRPGVYLMRDRQGTIIYVGKAKILKNRVRSYFTGSHDGKTQRLVNEIVDFEYIVTSSDIEALILELNLIKKHDPKYNIMLKDDKTYPYIKITAEKHPRLITTRQVKKDKGKYFGPYPNAYAANATKKLLDRLYPLRKCPTLPDRVCLYYHLGQCLAPCVKSVEQDTYKEMIDEMARFLNGGYQTVKKELVEKMSAAAENLEFERAKEYRDQIQHIETVMEKQKMTTNDFTDRDIFGYAVDKGWMCVQVFFIRQGKLIERDVSLFPVYQDAEEEFLTFVGQFYERANHLKPKEIIVPDTIDLVLLKEFLQTKVESPSRGKKRDLIRLATQNAEIALKEKFQLINRQEERTIGAVEELGNAMNIHPPLRIEAFDNSHIYGADAVSAMVTFLDGRPYKKDYRKYKTKTAAKHDDYGAMREVIRRRYSRVLKDELPLPDLIVIDGGKGQLEAAREILEDELGLSVPIAGLAKDQKHNTASLLYGSPPEIISLPRTSEGFYLLQRIQDEVHRFAITFHRQQRGKSSITSALDGLEGIGPKRKTMLLKHFGSIKRMKEASVEELISSGLPQQIAENVHAYFAQEALSNE
- a CDS encoding enoyl-CoA hydratase translates to MEYLSWDIQDYIAKVTINRPPANALSRALILEVNELLDQVENDPEVRVIVLHGEGKFFSAGADIKEFTSISTGEEFSQLASSGQEIFERVERFSKPVIAAIHGAALGGGLELAMSCHLRYVTENAKLGLPELQLGLIPGFAGTQRLPRYVGYPKAAEMLFTSDPITGKEAVQLGLANAFFADEDLLNEVLAIATKIASKSPVAIKAAIEMLQFAKASQFDEGVQAEAKSFGTVFVSEDAKEGIQAFIEKRKPTFVGR
- a CDS encoding TetR/AcrR family transcriptional regulator, coding for MKREKPKYKQIVDAAVIVIAENGYHQAQVSKIAKQAGVADGTIYLYFKNKEDILISVFQEKMGLFVENLQKILDDEISSSEKILRMIDNHFRVLATDPHLAIVTQLELRQSSKDLRLKINDVLREYLLLLDSILVEGFQNGEFNKDLDIRLARHMVFGTIDETITTWVMNEQKYDLLSLAPKVQQLLLHGIQAK
- a CDS encoding electron transfer flavoprotein subunit alpha/FixB family protein, translated to MTKKVLVLGEVREGALRNVSFEAIAAGKKVSGGGEVVGLLVGDAVQSLGNEMISYGADRVVTVEHPHLKTYTSDGYSQAFMAVYEQEKPDAVVFGHTALGKDLSPKIASKLQSGLVSDVTSIDGEGDSAVFVRPIFSGKAFEKVKIKDGINFFTIRPNNIEPLAKEEGKTGDVQSVSAEITNLRTVIKEVVRKSTEGVDLSEAKVIVAGGRGVKSEEGFEPLKELANVLGGAVGASRGACDADYCDYSLQIGQTGKVVTPDLYIAAGISGAIQHLAGMSNSKIIVAINKDPEANIFKVADYGIVGDLFEVIPMLTEEFKKLKANA
- a CDS encoding electron transfer flavoprotein subunit beta/FixA family protein; this encodes MNIYVLVKRTFDTEEKIVVSGGQIQEDGAEFIINPYDEYAIEEAIQVRDAHGGEVTVITMGGEEAEKQLRTALAMGADKAVLINTEDDVEEMDQFTSAYILSEYLKDKEADLILAGNVAIDGGSGQVGPRVADLLGINYVTTITKLEIDGSTVSIVRDVEGDSEVIETSLPLLVTAQQGLNEPRYPSLPGIMKAKKKPLEELELDDLDIDEDDVEAKTETIEIYLPPKKEAGRVLEGELSSQVQELVQLLRSEAKVV